One region of Bradyrhizobium betae genomic DNA includes:
- a CDS encoding metal ABC transporter ATP-binding protein, producing MAAVHFDNVTLGYDRHPAVHHLNGEVASGALVAVIGPNGAGKSTLLRGIVGILRPLDGSIHLGGLDSRDIAYLPQSAEIDRSFPISVFDFVATGLWRATGLFGGIGKAARDKILRAIASVGLNGFENRPLGTLSGGQMQRVLFARVLLQDARLIVLDEPFNAIDSKTTTDLLALVKHWHGEGRTVLAALHDMEMVRTHFSETLVLARGPVAWGPTAEVLTPENLMVAMRMCEAFDDGAAACAADDARSQAA from the coding sequence ATGGCGGCCGTGCACTTCGACAACGTCACGCTCGGTTACGACCGGCATCCGGCCGTGCACCATCTCAACGGCGAGGTCGCCTCTGGCGCGCTGGTCGCCGTGATCGGTCCGAACGGGGCCGGCAAGTCGACGCTGCTGCGCGGCATCGTCGGAATCCTCCGGCCGCTCGACGGCAGTATCCATCTCGGCGGGCTCGACTCCCGCGACATCGCCTATCTGCCGCAGAGCGCGGAGATCGACCGCAGCTTTCCCATCTCGGTGTTCGATTTCGTCGCGACCGGGCTGTGGCGGGCGACCGGCCTGTTCGGCGGCATCGGCAAGGCCGCGCGTGACAAGATCCTGCGCGCGATCGCTTCCGTCGGCCTCAACGGCTTCGAGAACCGCCCCCTTGGCACGCTTTCGGGCGGACAGATGCAGCGCGTGCTGTTTGCACGCGTGCTGCTCCAGGATGCGCGCCTGATCGTGCTCGACGAGCCATTCAACGCCATCGACAGCAAGACCACGACCGACCTGCTCGCGCTGGTCAAGCACTGGCACGGCGAGGGCCGCACCGTGCTCGCCGCATTGCACGACATGGAGATGGTGCGCACCCATTTCAGCGAGACCCTGGTGCTCGCGCGCGGCCCCGTGGCCTGGGGACCGACGGCGGAGGTGCTGACGCCGGAGAACCTGATGGTCGCGATGCGGATGTGCGAAGCCTTCGACGACGGCGCCGCAGCCTGCGCGGCCGACGACGCCCGCTCGCAGGCGGCGTGA
- a CDS encoding metal ABC transporter permease, which yields MVYDALIGPFTEFEFMRRALAAVIALSLAGAPIGVFLMLRRMSLVGDAMAHAILPGAAVGFLLSGLNLFAMTAGGLIAGFAVAILAGVVARSTGLKEDASLATFYLASLALGVTIVSIKGTNIDLLHVLFGNILAMDDQTLLVVAFNATVTLLVLAVIYRPLVIESVDPLFLRTVSRAGGPAHLAFLALVVINLVNGFQALGTLLAVGLMILPAGIARFWSRDLTVMICIAVIAAAVSGYAGLVLSFQTRVPSGPAIILVATVLYIVSVLFGRVGGIVRQLFPGRHLEA from the coding sequence ATGGTCTATGACGCGCTGATCGGTCCGTTCACCGAATTCGAGTTCATGCGGCGGGCGCTCGCCGCCGTCATCGCGCTGTCGCTCGCCGGGGCGCCGATCGGCGTTTTCCTGATGCTGCGGCGGATGAGCCTCGTCGGCGACGCCATGGCGCACGCGATCCTGCCCGGCGCGGCCGTCGGCTTCCTGCTCTCCGGGCTCAATCTGTTCGCGATGACCGCAGGCGGCCTGATCGCGGGCTTTGCGGTGGCGATCCTCGCCGGGGTGGTCGCGCGCTCGACCGGGTTGAAGGAGGACGCGTCGCTTGCGACCTTCTATCTGGCCTCGCTGGCGCTCGGCGTGACCATCGTGTCGATCAAAGGTACCAATATCGACCTGTTGCACGTGCTGTTCGGCAACATCCTCGCGATGGACGACCAGACCCTACTGGTGGTGGCCTTCAATGCCACCGTGACGCTGCTGGTGCTCGCGGTGATCTACCGTCCGCTCGTGATCGAGAGTGTGGATCCGCTATTCCTGCGGACCGTGAGCCGCGCCGGTGGCCCTGCGCATCTCGCCTTCCTCGCCCTCGTCGTCATCAACCTCGTCAACGGCTTTCAGGCGCTCGGCACGTTGCTGGCGGTCGGGCTGATGATCCTGCCGGCCGGCATCGCGCGATTCTGGTCGCGCGATCTCACTGTGATGATTTGCATCGCGGTGATCGCCGCCGCCGTCTCCGGCTATGCCGGCCTCGTGCTGTCGTTCCAGACCCGTGTGCCCTCCGGCCCTGCGATCATCCTGGTGGCCACCGTGCTCTACATCGTCTCGGTCCTGTTCGGCCGCGTTGGCGGCATCGTCCGTCAGCTGTTTCCCGGCCGGCATCTGGAGGCCTGA
- a CDS encoding permease, with protein sequence MSELSPKNQPPAEDAESEPRPGRVRKPIGWSTIIIAALVAVSAALVWRRDGTEGVLDILTHDLSLFGGILPRVLAGCLLGAFISEILPHEKVSRSLGPKSGLKGLLIGTAFGAILPGGPFTAYPVASALLAVGADFGATIAMVVSWTLIGYGRAVVWEIPIMGTDFTLWRIVISLPLPVLAGALGRFVYVRLYPKRGSDEAAA encoded by the coding sequence TTGTCAGAACTGTCCCCGAAAAATCAGCCGCCCGCAGAGGACGCGGAGTCCGAGCCGCGGCCGGGGCGTGTGCGCAAGCCGATCGGCTGGTCGACGATCATCATTGCGGCGTTGGTGGCGGTGAGCGCGGCTCTGGTGTGGCGGCGTGACGGCACCGAGGGCGTCCTCGATATTCTGACCCACGACCTTTCGCTGTTCGGCGGCATCCTGCCGCGCGTGCTGGCCGGCTGCTTGCTCGGCGCCTTCATCTCCGAGATCCTGCCGCACGAAAAAGTCTCGCGCTCGCTCGGGCCGAAATCCGGGCTGAAAGGCCTTTTGATCGGCACCGCCTTCGGCGCGATCCTGCCCGGCGGGCCCTTCACCGCCTATCCGGTGGCGAGCGCGCTGCTCGCGGTCGGCGCCGATTTCGGCGCCACCATCGCCATGGTCGTGAGCTGGACCCTGATCGGCTATGGCCGCGCGGTGGTCTGGGAGATCCCGATCATGGGCACCGATTTCACGCTGTGGCGGATCGTCATCTCGCTGCCGCTGCCGGTGCTCGCCGGCGCGCTCGGCCGCTTCGTCTATGTCCGGCTCTACCCGAAGCGCGGCAGCGACGAGGCCGCGGCATGA
- a CDS encoding beta strand repeat-containing protein, protein MPAISNLPTITGITAIDPTQTDAATVHYTVTFSKPVIGVAADQFSLGTTSGISGAGITDVTPVAGSNGASYTVTVNTGSGSGTVALQFTGSNVHDSSGYYVGAFQSEATLNTSSPTSIAVGDVNGDGKLDIVMGASYFYTTNYITVALNDGTGHFSSTSNASAAGIMPLLSLADLNGDGKLDVAQVNADGTVKVRIGNGNGTFAAETNYSAGGAYQAPKVIDVTGDGVLDVVIGSTVLPGSGNGAFGTAITTNLGVGSIAYGDFNGDGKLDLVTRNTSTSAVALSFGNGNGTFQAPSAQVATATTVLTGDFNGDGKLDMATVTGSAISILLGNGDGSFNASGTLQAAAALGTGAVADVNGDGKADLVVVTSNNTLSTFYGHGDGTFGQVRVSPLDKTAGQIGVGDLNGDGKADILVGYQFGSNPFSQTSGTDILLSGPSNENGAAYTIVRSSPALAITDADVTLGTDGNNYINAAHLSGGATTLAGTGNAGDAITVTDAVTHAVVGTTTVGQDGKWSLGVSGLQDGTTYSYVTSATDSQGNSSVGPAFTFTVDATASLGVTNIDLSADAVSGSKVTFQGTTDTPAQVTVSIGGTDVLVDSSSGSWQFDSGVVPNGLTTFTAKFSDAAGNIGTSPTYTLVRGYYTLAAGTQFANAVVLNSFFTVSFNASENGAIVLSGAQEIVLGTSTGATIRNGGSQLVQDGKAYGALVQAGGTQTVRFQGSATDTVLYGTQSVGGEATRTIVKAGGAQTVLAGSHAYSTVIEASGSQITAGSDHDSIVYGTQYVTGHTWNATIGAGGVQYDYGTSTGAIVQSGGVHHVYQGGADATTVAAGGYQDVYHASVTFTVLNGEQQVLDGGFAGSTVVNAGGRQYVGSGGSTYGSTIAVGGFQYVDVGAIDNNAVINGGWQYVAGSTSSASVGGRGELDVAAGATATNSHLDGGTEHVYAGGTAQNVDFSGSAGSTLVLDAPAGLAGTIANFGGDDYIDFRNTVISSVDIDSSNNLTVTTDGGQSYSWALLGQYAASSFVLASDGNGGTALSYVPQQQTLLAAAH, encoded by the coding sequence ATGCCAGCCATTTCCAATCTTCCGACCATCACCGGCATCACAGCCATCGATCCGACCCAGACCGATGCGGCGACGGTTCACTACACCGTCACCTTCTCCAAGCCCGTCATAGGCGTCGCGGCCGACCAATTCAGCCTCGGGACGACGAGTGGCATCAGTGGCGCAGGCATCACCGATGTGACTCCGGTCGCCGGCAGCAACGGCGCGAGCTACACCGTTACGGTGAATACCGGCTCCGGCTCCGGCACGGTGGCGCTGCAGTTCACCGGAAGCAACGTCCACGATTCCAGCGGTTACTATGTCGGAGCGTTCCAATCCGAAGCGACGCTGAACACCAGCAGCCCGACGTCCATCGCGGTCGGCGATGTCAACGGCGACGGCAAGCTGGATATTGTAATGGGAGCATCTTATTTCTACACCACGAACTACATCACTGTGGCGCTGAATGATGGGACCGGCCACTTTTCTTCCACTTCCAACGCCTCGGCCGCAGGCATCATGCCCTTGCTGTCGCTGGCCGATCTGAATGGCGACGGCAAGCTGGACGTCGCGCAGGTCAATGCTGACGGCACGGTGAAGGTTCGGATCGGCAATGGTAACGGCACGTTCGCGGCCGAGACCAACTATTCCGCCGGCGGCGCCTATCAGGCACCGAAGGTGATCGACGTGACCGGCGACGGCGTGCTCGACGTCGTGATCGGCAGTACGGTCCTGCCCGGCAGCGGAAACGGTGCATTTGGGACTGCGATCACCACGAATCTCGGCGTGGGCTCCATCGCCTATGGCGACTTCAATGGAGACGGCAAGCTCGACCTCGTGACCAGGAACACGTCGACTTCGGCAGTAGCGCTGAGCTTCGGCAACGGTAACGGCACGTTCCAGGCTCCGTCCGCCCAGGTCGCGACGGCGACCACCGTGTTGACTGGCGATTTCAACGGTGACGGCAAGCTCGACATGGCAACCGTGACCGGCAGCGCGATCTCGATCCTCCTCGGCAACGGCGATGGCTCGTTCAACGCGTCCGGGACTCTGCAGGCCGCAGCTGCGCTCGGTACCGGCGCGGTCGCCGACGTCAATGGGGATGGCAAAGCCGACCTCGTGGTCGTCACGTCCAATAACACGCTCTCGACCTTCTACGGTCACGGCGACGGCACGTTTGGGCAAGTGAGGGTCTCGCCGCTCGACAAGACCGCCGGGCAGATCGGGGTCGGCGATCTCAACGGCGACGGCAAGGCCGATATTCTGGTCGGATATCAGTTCGGCAGCAATCCTTTCAGTCAGACTTCGGGCACCGATATCCTGCTCTCCGGCCCATCCAATGAGAACGGAGCGGCCTACACGATCGTACGGTCGTCTCCGGCGCTGGCCATCACCGATGCGGACGTGACACTTGGCACCGATGGTAACAATTACATCAACGCAGCGCATCTCAGCGGTGGCGCGACGACGCTGGCCGGCACCGGCAATGCCGGCGACGCCATCACTGTGACCGATGCCGTGACTCACGCCGTCGTCGGCACGACCACGGTCGGCCAGGACGGCAAGTGGAGCCTCGGCGTGTCCGGCCTGCAGGACGGCACCACCTACAGCTATGTCACTTCCGCGACCGACTCCCAGGGCAATAGCAGCGTCGGTCCGGCGTTTACCTTCACGGTTGATGCGACGGCTTCGCTTGGGGTCACCAACATCGATTTGTCCGCCGACGCGGTATCCGGCTCGAAGGTCACCTTTCAGGGGACGACCGACACGCCGGCGCAGGTGACGGTCTCGATCGGCGGAACCGACGTGCTCGTCGACAGTTCGAGCGGATCGTGGCAGTTCGACAGTGGAGTCGTGCCGAATGGACTGACGACTTTCACGGCCAAGTTCTCGGATGCCGCGGGCAATATCGGGACTTCACCAACCTATACGCTCGTCCGGGGTTATTATACGCTTGCCGCGGGCACGCAGTTCGCCAACGCGGTCGTGCTCAACAGCTTCTTCACCGTGAGCTTCAACGCTTCGGAGAACGGTGCGATCGTGCTGTCCGGCGCCCAGGAAATCGTCCTGGGGACGTCGACCGGTGCGACAATTCGCAATGGCGGTAGTCAGTTGGTCCAGGATGGCAAGGCGTACGGCGCCCTGGTGCAGGCTGGTGGCACCCAGACCGTGAGGTTCCAGGGGAGCGCCACGGATACCGTGCTCTACGGAACGCAATCAGTCGGCGGGGAAGCAACGCGCACCATCGTCAAGGCGGGTGGCGCGCAAACGGTTCTTGCCGGTTCTCACGCGTACAGCACCGTGATTGAAGCTTCCGGCTCTCAAATCACCGCAGGCAGCGACCACGATTCGATCGTCTACGGGACGCAGTATGTCACGGGCCACACCTGGAACGCCACCATCGGCGCAGGCGGCGTTCAGTACGACTACGGCACATCGACCGGCGCAATCGTCCAGAGCGGCGGTGTCCATCACGTCTACCAAGGCGGTGCGGATGCCACGACGGTCGCCGCAGGCGGATACCAAGACGTTTACCACGCCTCCGTCACTTTTACCGTGCTCAACGGTGAACAGCAGGTTCTTGACGGCGGCTTCGCCGGTAGCACCGTCGTCAATGCCGGCGGCCGGCAATATGTCGGCTCGGGCGGGTCGACTTACGGCTCCACGATTGCGGTCGGTGGCTTCCAGTATGTCGACGTTGGAGCCATCGACAACAACGCCGTGATCAACGGCGGCTGGCAGTACGTCGCAGGCTCGACGAGCAGCGCGAGCGTCGGCGGCCGTGGCGAATTGGACGTCGCCGCCGGCGCCACGGCCACCAACTCGCATCTGGATGGCGGCACCGAGCATGTCTATGCCGGTGGCACAGCCCAAAACGTCGACTTCAGCGGGTCGGCCGGCTCCACGCTGGTGCTCGACGCGCCGGCAGGCCTCGCCGGCACGATCGCCAATTTCGGCGGCGACGACTACATCGACTTCCGCAACACCGTGATCTCCAGCGTCGACATCGACAGCTCGAACAATCTGACGGTCACGACCGACGGCGGCCAGAGCTATTCCTGGGCGCTGCTCGGGCAGTATGCGGCCTCGTCCTTCGTGCTGGCATCCGACGGCAATGGCGGCACGGCGCTGAGCTACGTGCCGCAGCAGCAGACGCTGCTCGCGGCCGCTCACTGA
- a CDS encoding metal ABC transporter substrate-binding protein, whose protein sequence is MRFLVLLALLLSASPLRAAERLNVVASFSILGDFVRTIGGDRVNVTTLVGPDSDVHVYTPAPSDAKRIADAKLVIVNGLGLEGWLPRLVQSSGARAQVVTASAGITPLKLGSAADPHAWQSVPNAKVYVTDIANALVAADPEDAEFFRAQAKTYLDKLETLDREVREAVAKIPPERRKVISTHDAFGYFAAEYGVRFIAPLGVSTETEPSARDIAAIIGQIKAARIPAVFLENISDDRLIRRIAAETGAKVGGTLISDGLTGEKGPAPTYIDMVRHNIKALTSALDH, encoded by the coding sequence ATGCGCTTTCTCGTGCTCCTCGCCTTGCTGCTATCCGCCTCGCCGCTGCGCGCCGCGGAGCGGCTCAACGTCGTCGCCAGCTTCTCCATCCTCGGCGATTTCGTCCGTACCATTGGCGGCGACCGGGTCAACGTGACGACGCTGGTCGGCCCCGACAGCGACGTCCATGTCTACACGCCCGCGCCAAGCGATGCGAAGCGGATCGCGGACGCAAAGCTCGTCATCGTCAATGGGCTTGGTCTCGAGGGCTGGCTGCCGCGGCTCGTGCAATCCTCCGGAGCCAGGGCGCAAGTGGTCACCGCGAGCGCCGGGATCACGCCCCTGAAGCTTGGCTCGGCTGCGGATCCCCACGCCTGGCAGTCCGTTCCCAATGCCAAGGTCTACGTCACCGACATCGCCAATGCGCTGGTCGCGGCCGATCCCGAGGATGCGGAGTTCTTCCGCGCCCAGGCCAAGACCTACCTGGACAAGCTCGAAACGCTCGACCGTGAGGTCCGCGAGGCCGTGGCCAAGATCCCGCCGGAGCGCCGCAAGGTGATCTCTACCCACGACGCCTTCGGCTATTTCGCCGCCGAATACGGCGTCCGGTTCATCGCGCCCCTGGGCGTGTCCACCGAAACCGAGCCCAGCGCGCGGGACATCGCCGCCATCATCGGCCAGATCAAGGCCGCGCGGATCCCGGCGGTATTCCTGGAAAATATCAGTGACGACCGGCTGATCCGGCGGATCGCGGCCGAGACCGGGGCAAAGGTCGGTGGGACCCTGATTTCGGACGGTTTGACGGGTGAAAAGGGGCCTGCACCCACTTACATTGATATGGTCAGGCACAATATAAAGGCCCTGACCAGCGCGCTTGACCACTAG
- a CDS encoding CobW family GTP-binding protein, which yields MSEASQKIPVTVLTGYLGAGKTTLLNRILSENHGKKYAVIVNEFGEIGIDNDLIIGADEEVFEMNNGCICCTVRGDLVRIMDGLMKRKGKFDAIIVETTGLADPAPVAQTFFVDEDVQKNARLDAVVTVADAKWLSDRLKDAPEAKNQIAFADVIVLNKTDLVTKAELAEVEARIRAINPYAKLHRTERCSVALADVLDRGAFDLDRILEIEPDFLQADDHDHHGHDHHHHHDHGHGLKHYHDEDMQSLSLKTDKPLDPNVFMPWLQNLVQVEGGKILRSKGILSFHDDDDRYVFQGVHMMLEGDHQRKWKDGEPRQSRLVFIGRELPEDLIRKGFESCIVS from the coding sequence ATGTCTGAAGCGTCCCAGAAAATTCCCGTGACCGTCCTGACCGGCTATCTCGGTGCCGGCAAGACCACGCTGCTCAACCGCATCCTGTCGGAAAACCACGGCAAGAAATACGCCGTCATCGTCAACGAATTCGGCGAGATCGGCATCGACAACGACCTCATCATCGGCGCCGATGAGGAAGTGTTCGAGATGAACAACGGCTGCATCTGCTGCACCGTGCGCGGCGACCTCGTGCGCATCATGGACGGCCTGATGAAGCGCAAGGGCAAGTTCGACGCCATCATCGTCGAGACGACCGGCCTTGCCGATCCGGCGCCCGTCGCCCAGACCTTCTTCGTCGACGAGGACGTGCAGAAGAACGCCCGGCTCGATGCGGTCGTCACCGTCGCGGATGCCAAATGGCTGTCCGACCGGCTCAAGGACGCGCCCGAAGCCAAGAATCAGATCGCCTTCGCCGACGTCATCGTGCTCAACAAGACCGATCTCGTCACCAAGGCCGAGCTTGCCGAGGTCGAGGCCCGCATCCGCGCCATCAACCCCTATGCCAAGCTGCATCGCACCGAGCGCTGCTCGGTGGCGCTGGCCGACGTGCTCGACCGCGGCGCGTTCGACCTCGATCGCATTCTGGAGATCGAACCGGATTTCCTGCAGGCCGACGATCACGATCATCACGGCCACGACCATCATCACCACCATGATCACGGCCACGGCCTGAAGCACTATCACGACGAGGACATGCAATCGCTGTCGCTCAAGACCGACAAGCCGCTCGATCCCAACGTGTTCATGCCCTGGCTCCAGAACCTGGTGCAGGTCGAAGGCGGCAAGATCCTGCGCTCGAAGGGCATCCTCTCCTTCCACGACGACGACGACCGCTACGTCTTCCAGGGCGTCCACATGATGCTGGAGGGTGACCACCAGCGGAAGTGGAAGGACGGCGAGCCGCGCCAAAGCCGCCTCGTCTTCATCGGCCGCGAATTGCCCGAAGATCTCATTCGCAAGGGCTTCGAGAGCTGCATCGTCTCGTGA
- a CDS encoding DUF2147 domain-containing protein produces MLRRFAIFSVILTALLGATAARAQSADGIWLTQAGDARVKVSKCGGGICGHIVWLREPHDTATGQLATDSKNPNPALAKRPMIGLPLFSGMQPSGPNKWSGQIYNADDGSTYASSVTVTSADALRVEGCVGALCGGETWTRAGR; encoded by the coding sequence ATGCTCCGCAGATTCGCTATCTTCTCCGTCATTCTGACCGCGCTGCTCGGCGCGACGGCCGCCCGTGCGCAGAGCGCTGACGGGATCTGGCTGACACAGGCGGGCGATGCCCGCGTCAAGGTCAGCAAATGCGGCGGCGGCATCTGCGGCCACATCGTCTGGCTGCGCGAACCCCACGACACCGCGACCGGCCAGCTCGCCACCGACAGCAAGAATCCCAATCCCGCGCTCGCCAAGCGCCCGATGATCGGCTTGCCGCTATTCAGCGGCATGCAGCCATCGGGTCCGAACAAATGGTCGGGCCAGATCTACAATGCCGACGACGGCAGCACCTATGCGAGCAGCGTCACCGTGACGTCGGCGGATGCGCTGCGGGTCGAAGGCTGCGTCGGCGCGCTCTGCGGCGGCGAGACCTGGACGCGCGCGGGGCGCTGA
- a CDS encoding MATE family efflux transporter, which produces MTIDASADTVPPRAPAASSIASLLTAPILPTLLRLAIPNMVAMVGSTLVAIAETSYIGRLGTIPLAAIALVFPFAMLTQMMSAGAMGGGVSSAISRALGAGDRDRAATLALHAAIIGLCGGLFFTVMMLVFGRSFFMLLGGRERVLEEASGYSQVLFSGAVAIWLVNTLASVIRGTGDMRLPSMILIGASTLQIALGGTLGLGLFGVKQFGMPGVAAGQLIAFSCAAAFFLWFLLSGRSRLPLNVRAFHFERAMFLDILKVGAVACLSPLQTVLTILIFTKILATFGTEMLAGYGIGSRLEFLLIPITFAFGIASVPMVGMAMGAGQVKRARRVAWTAAAASGLTVGLIGLVIALDPALWVSLFTNDPGVIAAAHSYFHWAGPAFVFFGMGVSLYFSSQGAARVGGPVLASTARLLIVAIGGVGLMTAQAPAWTLFALVGGAMVVFGLSTAASVAFARWGK; this is translated from the coding sequence ATGACGATCGACGCCTCCGCAGACACCGTCCCGCCGCGCGCACCGGCCGCCTCCTCCATTGCCAGCCTTCTGACGGCGCCGATCCTGCCGACGCTGCTGCGGCTCGCGATCCCCAACATGGTCGCCATGGTCGGCAGCACGCTGGTCGCGATCGCCGAGACCTCCTACATCGGCCGTCTCGGCACCATTCCGCTTGCCGCCATCGCGCTGGTGTTTCCGTTCGCGATGCTGACGCAGATGATGAGCGCGGGCGCGATGGGCGGCGGCGTGTCGTCTGCGATCAGCCGTGCGCTCGGCGCCGGAGACCGCGACCGCGCCGCGACGCTGGCGCTGCATGCCGCGATCATCGGCCTCTGCGGCGGCCTGTTCTTCACGGTGATGATGCTCGTCTTCGGCCGCTCGTTCTTCATGCTGCTCGGCGGCCGCGAGCGCGTGCTCGAGGAAGCTAGCGGCTATTCGCAGGTGCTGTTCTCCGGCGCGGTCGCGATCTGGCTCGTCAACACGCTCGCTTCGGTGATCCGCGGCACGGGGGACATGCGCCTGCCCTCGATGATTCTGATCGGGGCGAGCACGCTCCAGATCGCACTCGGCGGCACGCTCGGGCTCGGTCTGTTCGGCGTCAAGCAATTCGGCATGCCCGGTGTCGCCGCCGGCCAGTTGATCGCCTTCAGCTGCGCTGCGGCCTTCTTCCTCTGGTTTCTCCTGTCCGGCCGCAGCCGGCTACCGCTGAACGTGCGCGCCTTCCATTTCGAGCGCGCGATGTTCCTGGACATTCTCAAGGTCGGCGCGGTCGCCTGCCTGTCGCCGCTGCAGACCGTGCTGACCATCCTGATCTTCACGAAGATCCTGGCGACCTTCGGCACCGAGATGCTGGCCGGCTACGGCATCGGCTCACGGCTGGAATTCCTGCTGATCCCGATCACCTTCGCCTTCGGCATCGCCTCGGTGCCGATGGTCGGCATGGCGATGGGCGCGGGCCAGGTCAAACGCGCGCGGCGTGTGGCCTGGACCGCGGCCGCGGCCTCCGGGCTCACGGTCGGCCTGATCGGACTCGTGATCGCGCTCGATCCCGCGTTGTGGGTCTCGCTGTTCACGAACGATCCGGGCGTCATCGCCGCCGCACACAGCTATTTCCACTGGGCCGGGCCGGCTTTCGTGTTCTTCGGCATGGGCGTGTCGCTGTATTTCTCCTCGCAGGGCGCAGCCCGCGTCGGCGGCCCGGTGCTCGCCTCCACCGCGCGGCTTCTGATCGTCGCGATCGGCGGCGTCGGCCTGATGACGGCGCAGGCGCCGGCCTGGACCCTGTTCGCGCTGGTCGGCGGCGCCATGGTCGTGTTCGGGCTCTCGACCGCAGCTTCGGTCGCCTTCGCACGCTGGGGCAAATGA
- a CDS encoding GNAT family N-acetyltransferase yields the protein MSIEIDILNGDASWRIAEPLHQAVWGPEQIAGKPWAHVKWANADLRVLIETPEDGLVCHVGIYFRTVTWNGQKVHIGGIGGVCTREDRRGRGYATVAIDAAVHTMRANEAVRFALLFCEPHNFAFYQTRSWLPFKGEVYCEQPEGRTRCDHMAPYVFNIVRAPTLGTIDLCGLPW from the coding sequence ATGAGCATTGAAATCGACATCCTCAACGGCGACGCCTCTTGGCGGATCGCGGAGCCGCTGCATCAGGCGGTATGGGGCCCAGAGCAGATCGCGGGCAAGCCATGGGCTCACGTCAAATGGGCCAATGCCGATTTGCGCGTGCTGATCGAGACGCCCGAGGACGGCCTCGTCTGCCATGTCGGCATCTACTTCCGCACCGTCACCTGGAACGGCCAGAAGGTCCACATCGGCGGCATCGGCGGGGTCTGCACGCGCGAGGACCGGCGCGGCCGCGGCTATGCGACCGTGGCGATCGACGCGGCGGTGCACACCATGCGTGCCAACGAGGCCGTTCGCTTCGCGCTGCTGTTCTGCGAACCGCACAATTTTGCGTTCTACCAGACCCGGAGCTGGCTGCCCTTCAAGGGCGAGGTCTATTGCGAGCAGCCGGAGGGGCGGACCCGCTGCGACCATATGGCGCCCTACGTCTTCAACATCGTCCGCGCGCCGACGCTGGGCACCATCGACCTATGCGGCCTGCCGTGGTGA
- a CDS encoding WD40 repeat domain-containing protein, with the protein MKEFTPAPDSASIVSVTDRVKPVTLGMGVTSVHFLGPRAAFVGAEENVALVDAKGEITKVAVHSGGILSTASDGKRLIMGGDDGKVVSLDAKGEVTLLATDPKRRWIDAVALHPDGAFAWSAGKTATVKSGKNEEKSLEVPSTVGGLAFAPKGLRLAIAHYNGATLWFPNMEGSAEFLPWAGSHLGVTFSPDNKFLVTTMHESALHGWRLADNRHMRMTGYPGRVRSMSWSAGGKGLATSGADTVIVWPFVSKDGPMGKEPAMLAPLQARVSVVACHPKNDIFAAGYSDGTVLMVRLEDGAEILVRRNGTPPVAALAWNAKGTLLAFADENGDGGLLEL; encoded by the coding sequence ATGAAAGAGTTTACGCCGGCCCCGGATTCAGCCTCGATCGTCTCCGTCACCGACCGCGTCAAGCCGGTCACGCTCGGCATGGGCGTGACATCGGTGCATTTCCTTGGACCCCGCGCCGCCTTCGTCGGGGCCGAGGAGAACGTGGCGTTGGTCGACGCCAAGGGAGAGATCACCAAAGTCGCCGTGCACAGCGGCGGCATTCTCTCCACCGCCTCTGACGGCAAGCGCCTGATCATGGGCGGCGACGACGGCAAGGTCGTGTCGCTCGACGCCAAGGGCGAGGTGACATTGCTCGCGACCGACCCGAAGCGGCGCTGGATCGACGCGGTCGCGCTGCATCCCGACGGCGCCTTTGCCTGGTCGGCCGGGAAGACGGCGACCGTGAAGAGCGGCAAGAACGAGGAGAAGTCGCTCGAGGTGCCTTCCACCGTCGGTGGCCTTGCGTTCGCGCCCAAGGGTCTGCGGCTTGCGATCGCGCATTACAACGGCGCGACGCTGTGGTTTCCCAATATGGAAGGATCGGCCGAATTCCTGCCCTGGGCGGGGTCGCATCTCGGCGTCACCTTCAGCCCAGACAACAAATTTCTGGTCACCACGATGCACGAGTCGGCGCTGCACGGCTGGCGCCTCGCCGACAACAGGCACATGCGCATGACCGGCTATCCCGGCCGCGTCCGCTCGATGTCCTGGAGCGCGGGCGGCAAGGGGCTCGCGACCTCGGGCGCCGACACCGTCATCGTCTGGCCGTTCGTTAGCAAGGACGGCCCGATGGGCAAGGAGCCCGCGATGCTCGCGCCGTTGCAGGCGCGCGTGTCGGTGGTCGCCTGCCATCCGAAGAACGATATCTTCGCCGCCGGTTACAGCGACGGCACCGTGCTGATGGTGCGTCTGGAAGACGGCGCGGAGATCCTGGTTCGTCGCAACGGCACCCCGCCGGTCGCAGCGCTCGCCTGGAACGCCAAGGGCACGCTGCTGGCGTTTGCGGATGAAAATGGGGACGGCGGATTGCTGGAGCTGTGA